GGAGGCCGGCGCCGTTCTGGCGCAGCCAGGCCTCCGCCGCCCGCCGCTCGGGATAGATGCGCTCCACCAAACGCCAGAAGCGGGCGCTGTGGTTCATCTCCAGCCGGTGGCAGACCTCGTGGGCGGCGAGATAATCGAGCACCCAGCCGGGCGCGAGGATCAGCCGCCACGAAAAGGACAGCGACCCGTCGGACGAGCAGGAGCCCCAGCGGCTTGCCGTGTCGCGCAGCGTGATGCGTCCCACCTGCACGTTCAGTGCCGCAGCATGGCGGCGCACCGCCTCCGCGAAATCCGTCCGCGCCTGCCGCTTCAGATAATCGCCCACGCGGCGCGCCACATAGGGCGCCTCGCCCGCCACGCAGAGCAGCGGCCCATCCGCGCCGTCCTCGATCCAGACCGTGCCGCGGGCCTCCGGCCGATGATCGATGCGATGGACCACGCCCCGCACGGGTACGAGCGCGCCATCCATAAACGGCACGTTCTCCGGCAGGCGGCCGAGGCGCACGCGCACCCATTCCCGGTGCCGCTGCACGAAGGCAGCGGCCGAGGCATAGGAGACGTGGGGCGGCGCGGTGAGGGTCACGTCGCGCGAGGCCGCGCGCACGCGCAGGGTGAGACGCTGGGCCGACGGGTGGCGGCGGATTTCCACCTTGAGCGTTTCGGCCTCAAGCGCGAGATCCACCCATTCGCCCCGGGCGGGGCGCGGAGGTGGCGGGGGGGACTGCCTGTCCTGACGGCGGAAGAGCATGGCGATCCGGAAGCCCGTCCCATCCCCGATGACGGCATCGGCGAACGGACAGGGCGCAAGCTGGGGGCGGAACCGCCAGTGCCCGAGACGCCGGAAATCCGGAGCCGGAAGATCGGCTCCGGGCCTGCCGGCCCGAATCGAACGACCGAACGGTCAAGGCGATCTTGATCCGTTTCGCGGGCGTCCGCCACTCACAAGTGCAGTGCGGTGGCACCGCCGCAGCGAGGCCCCTAGGCGCGCTAGATGCCGCTCTGGCGCGGAAACGGCGTGACGTTGCCCTGCCCGCTGGCCTGCTGGTGTTCCTGCGTGAGGATGAAGTCGGCGATGCGCGGCTGGATCTCGGAGCGGAAGCGCGAGCCGTTGAACACGCCGTAATGGCCAACGCCCGGCTGGAGATAATGGGCGCGCTTCTCATCGGGCAGGTGCGGGCACAGCTTGTGAGCGGCGCGCGTCTGGCCGACGCCGGAGATGTCGTCCTTCTCGCCTTCCACCGTCATAAGGGCGCAGCGGCGGACGGCCTCGGTCCGCACAGGCATGCTGCGGTGCAACATCTGTCCGGTCGGAAGCGCGTGGGTGATGAACACGCTCTCCACCGTCTCCAGATAGAAGCGGGCGTCGAGGTCCATGACGGCCAGATATTCGTCATAGAATTCCCGGTGCTTCTCGGCGCTGTCGCCATCGCCCGCCACCAGATGCCGGAACAGG
The Azorhizobium caulinodans ORS 571 genome window above contains:
- a CDS encoding M48 family metallopeptidase, which translates into the protein MDLALEAETLKVEIRRHPSAQRLTLRVRAASRDVTLTAPPHVSYASAAAFVQRHREWVRVRLGRLPENVPFMDGALVPVRGVVHRIDHRPEARGTVWIEDGADGPLLCVAGEAPYVARRVGDYLKRQARTDFAEAVRRHAAALNVQVGRITLRDTASRWGSCSSDGSLSFSWRLILAPGWVLDYLAAHEVCHRLEMNHSARFWRLVERIYPERRAAEAWLRQNGAGLHRYGAE